A region from the Solibacillus sp. FSL H8-0523 genome encodes:
- a CDS encoding alpha/beta fold hydrolase, with protein MLDNDFYSRENIGPYEFFDVGEFQLEEGGVIPYLQLAYVTHGELNADKSNAILIPTWFSGTSRDWDNYIGPGRALDPEKYFIVVINQIGNGVSTSPHNSPEPIAMANFPHVRIGDDVRAQHQLITEMFGIKELALVVGGSMGAQQTYEWAVRYPDMVKRAAPIAGTAKNTVHDFIFTQTLLDAITSDPGWNGGNYSSHTEVADGLKRHADIWAVMGLSTEFYQQEKWKMFGVETAEQFTNGFLQPLFQSLDPNSLLTMGWKWQRGDVSRHTNGDLAAALGRITAKVIVMPIDEDMFFPVRDCAAEQALIPNSELKIISSICGHFGLFGADGAEYFNQIDQHLSELLASEVTV; from the coding sequence ATGTTAGACAATGATTTTTACTCGCGCGAAAATATCGGACCTTATGAGTTTTTTGATGTTGGAGAATTTCAATTAGAAGAAGGTGGCGTTATTCCGTATTTGCAGCTTGCGTATGTAACGCATGGTGAATTAAATGCGGACAAATCGAATGCTATTTTGATTCCAACATGGTTTTCAGGGACAAGCCGTGATTGGGACAATTACATTGGACCAGGACGTGCACTAGATCCAGAAAAGTATTTTATTGTCGTTATTAATCAAATTGGTAATGGGGTTTCGACGTCTCCGCATAACAGCCCTGAACCAATTGCAATGGCGAATTTTCCACATGTGAGAATTGGTGATGATGTACGTGCGCAACATCAACTCATTACTGAAATGTTTGGCATTAAAGAGCTTGCGCTAGTTGTGGGCGGTTCAATGGGGGCACAGCAAACATATGAATGGGCTGTTCGTTATCCAGATATGGTGAAACGAGCTGCACCGATTGCAGGGACAGCAAAAAATACAGTACATGACTTCATTTTTACACAAACATTACTAGACGCCATTACATCAGACCCAGGTTGGAATGGGGGGAATTATTCTTCGCATACAGAAGTGGCAGATGGATTAAAACGCCATGCAGATATTTGGGCTGTGATGGGACTTAGTACAGAATTTTATCAACAAGAAAAGTGGAAGATGTTCGGGGTAGAAACAGCGGAACAATTTACTAATGGATTTTTACAGCCATTATTCCAATCGCTTGATCCAAATTCATTATTAACGATGGGATGGAAATGGCAACGGGGTGATGTGAGCCGTCATACTAATGGTGATTTGGCTGCCGCACTTGGGCGTATTACAGCCAAAGTAATTGTCATGCCAATTGATGAGGATATGTTCTTCCCAGTACGTGATTGTGCAGCAGAGCAAGCGTTAATTCCAAATAGCGAATTGAAAATTATATCAAGCATTTGTGGACATTTCGGGTTGTTTGGCGCAGATGGAGCAGAGTACTTCAATCAAATAGATCAGCATTTAAGTGAACTACTTGCTTCAGAAGTAACGGTATAA
- a CDS encoding alkaline phosphatase family protein produces the protein MGKKHCIVISYDAFSQDNWAAASKLPHLNSLITRGTTTTQVKSVYPTLTYVIHSSYVTGNYPDKHHVFHNNPFQPFVPENDQDWHWFLRDIKSPTIFEAARKKGLKTAALLWPVSGKAPITYNIPEIRAVRGENQALKILKSGSKLYTLALELRYGKVRQGIEQPYLDDFTTLCAVDTIKNKKPELLLLHLIDLDDSKHLKGTRGAHIDEVLARMDRRIGDIIHATKEAGTYKDTTFIVVGDHSQLDVRYKVYLNRLFADQGLIFELDGMPHWRAYVQAAGGSAYLHVRPGDTEAFELAIQILHDAAREERYGIEAIFDKHALEALHVDPRFDVMLEARVGFCFDDDYKSEVIVDLHAQGDVYATHGYLPSKPGYTSNLIMAGPTVKQGVALGEVSVVDIGPTIAYLLDLPLGETDGRALKEAFD, from the coding sequence CACTGTATCGTAATATCCTACGATGCCTTTTCACAGGACAACTGGGCAGCCGCAAGCAAGCTGCCCCATTTAAATAGCTTAATTACGCGCGGTACGACTACAACACAGGTGAAAAGTGTGTATCCGACCTTAACGTATGTGATTCATTCATCGTACGTAACCGGCAACTATCCGGATAAGCACCACGTTTTTCACAACAACCCATTCCAACCATTTGTCCCTGAAAACGATCAGGACTGGCACTGGTTTTTACGCGATATCAAAAGCCCGACCATTTTCGAGGCAGCTCGAAAAAAAGGATTAAAAACCGCCGCGCTTTTGTGGCCGGTATCAGGCAAAGCACCGATTACGTATAACATCCCTGAAATTCGTGCGGTGCGTGGTGAAAACCAGGCACTGAAAATTTTAAAAAGCGGCAGTAAGCTCTATACACTGGCACTCGAGCTGAGATATGGCAAGGTGCGGCAAGGTATCGAGCAACCGTATTTAGATGATTTCACAACCCTTTGTGCAGTCGATACGATTAAAAACAAAAAGCCAGAACTGTTACTACTGCATTTAATTGATTTAGATGACAGCAAACATTTAAAAGGTACACGTGGTGCGCATATTGATGAGGTACTTGCACGGATGGATCGTCGGATTGGCGACATCATTCACGCAACAAAAGAGGCTGGCACATATAAGGATACAACTTTCATCGTCGTTGGAGATCATAGTCAATTAGATGTGCGCTATAAGGTGTATTTGAATCGTTTATTTGCCGATCAGGGGTTAATATTTGAACTCGATGGTATGCCGCATTGGCGTGCTTATGTGCAGGCTGCAGGTGGTTCAGCGTATTTACATGTCCGACCTGGTGATACAGAAGCGTTTGAATTAGCGATACAGATTTTACACGATGCCGCACGCGAGGAGCGCTACGGGATTGAAGCGATTTTTGACAAACATGCTCTTGAGGCATTGCATGTTGATCCGCGCTTTGACGTCATGCTTGAAGCACGTGTTGGCTTTTGTTTTGACGACGATTATAAAAGCGAGGTCATTGTGGATTTACATGCACAAGGTGACGTCTATGCAACGCACGGCTATCTTCCTAGTAAGCCTGGTTATACAAGTAATCTCATAATGGCTGGGCCAACTGTTAAACAGGGTGTTGCGTTAGGTGAAGTGAGCGTCGTTGATATTGGCCCGACGATCGCCTATTTGCTTGATTTACCCCTTGGAGAAACCGATGGACGTGCTTTGAAAGAGGCGTTTGATTAA